The following are encoded together in the Mumia sp. Pv4-285 genome:
- a CDS encoding SDR family NAD(P)-dependent oxidoreductase, giving the protein MKIALITGANRGIGLATARRLAKDDHHVIVGSRDAVAGHEAAQRLVGEGHSASSLALDVTDPARIRSAAAQVQEEFGRLDVLVNNAGILPEATETEPGSVVDVAMYEKTFATNVFGPVAVTSAFLPLLRESAAGRIVNVSSTMGSLTDQTDPESPYYPTLVPAYQASKAALNNVTISLAKALTQTQIKVTSVCPGWVATDLAPGNRDAAPTTPEAAAEVIAAAATLPDDAESGRFVDAGGTVPW; this is encoded by the coding sequence GTGAAGATCGCGCTCATCACCGGTGCCAACCGGGGGATCGGACTCGCCACCGCACGCCGCCTCGCGAAGGACGACCACCACGTGATCGTGGGCTCGCGCGATGCCGTGGCCGGCCATGAGGCAGCGCAGCGCCTGGTGGGGGAAGGACACTCCGCAAGCAGCCTCGCCCTGGACGTCACCGATCCAGCTCGGATCCGCTCGGCAGCAGCTCAGGTCCAGGAGGAGTTCGGGCGCCTCGACGTGCTGGTGAACAACGCGGGCATCCTCCCCGAGGCCACCGAGACGGAACCGGGGAGCGTCGTGGACGTCGCCATGTACGAGAAGACGTTCGCCACGAACGTGTTCGGTCCCGTCGCCGTCACCTCCGCGTTCCTGCCGCTGCTGCGCGAGAGCGCGGCCGGCCGGATCGTGAACGTCTCCTCGACGATGGGATCGCTGACCGACCAGACCGACCCGGAGTCGCCGTACTACCCGACGCTCGTGCCGGCGTACCAGGCGTCGAAGGCTGCCCTGAACAACGTCACGATCTCGTTGGCCAAGGCACTGACCCAGACTCAGATCAAGGTCACGTCCGTGTGCCCCGGCTGGGTCGCGACCGATCTCGCGCCCGGCAACCGGGACGCGGCTCCGACGACCCCCGAGGCTGCGGCCGAGGTGATCGCCGCGGCCGCCACGCTCCCCGACGATGCGGAGTCGGGAAGGTTCGTCGACGCCGGCGGGACCGTGCCGTGGTGA
- a CDS encoding thioredoxin-like domain-containing protein, whose translation MSEKRRVRVRAPELVGRGWLNTGGADLDLGLLRGRFVVLDFWTSGCVNCLHVLDEMRPLEEKYADALVVVSVHSPKFTHETDADALAAAVARNGISHPVLDDPELTTWQAYTARAWPTLVLIDPEGYVLAQYAGEGHVHAIDAILDELVGEYEARGTLTRGRSPYVAPEPEPGDLRFPATAIRLPSGSLLVADAGSGSLVELSLASGTETVVRRYEGFREPNGLVLLPEHVRAAVSYDVVVADTLAHQLIGVRLADGARQVLAGDGRQWMQGDGTASLSSPWDVDWWRDRVWIAMAGIHQLWTYDPATGDVEVVAGTTNEGLIDGPLADAWFSQPSRLAPDGDTLWLADPEASALRRVVERDGDLVVETVVGKGLFDFGFVDGPAADALLQHPLGLAVLPDGSVAIADTYNGAVRRYDPASDAVSTLVAGLSEPSGLLCDGTSDVLVIESSAHRLTRVPLGATAVASGASHTTGRPTTEVRAGEIELAVAFTPPPGQHLDERYGPATRLVVTSTPPALLREGEGRAAGLVRRLVLDPAVGDGVLHVAAMAASCDDGGDVGAACHVHQQDWGVPVRITSDGAARIDLPLGGTA comes from the coding sequence GTGAGCGAGAAGCGTCGCGTCCGCGTTAGGGCGCCGGAGCTGGTGGGTCGAGGCTGGCTGAACACGGGCGGGGCCGACCTCGACCTCGGACTCCTCCGCGGCAGGTTCGTCGTCCTCGACTTCTGGACGTCGGGGTGCGTCAACTGTCTTCACGTGCTGGACGAGATGCGGCCGCTGGAGGAGAAGTACGCCGACGCGCTCGTCGTGGTGAGCGTGCACTCGCCCAAGTTCACGCACGAGACCGACGCCGACGCCCTCGCGGCCGCGGTCGCGCGCAACGGCATCTCGCACCCGGTCCTGGACGATCCGGAGCTGACGACCTGGCAGGCGTACACCGCCCGTGCGTGGCCGACGCTGGTCCTGATCGACCCCGAGGGCTACGTGCTCGCGCAGTACGCCGGCGAAGGACACGTGCACGCGATCGACGCGATCCTCGACGAGCTGGTGGGGGAGTACGAGGCTCGCGGCACCCTCACGCGCGGACGCTCGCCGTACGTGGCGCCGGAGCCCGAGCCTGGGGACCTGCGCTTCCCGGCGACCGCGATCCGGCTGCCGTCGGGGTCGTTGCTGGTCGCGGACGCGGGGAGCGGGAGTCTGGTCGAGCTGTCGCTCGCATCGGGGACCGAGACCGTCGTCCGCAGGTACGAAGGGTTCCGCGAGCCGAACGGGCTGGTCCTGCTGCCGGAGCACGTGCGTGCGGCGGTCTCGTACGACGTGGTCGTCGCCGACACGCTCGCGCACCAGCTGATCGGGGTACGGCTCGCCGACGGTGCTCGGCAGGTCCTTGCCGGGGACGGGCGTCAGTGGATGCAGGGCGACGGGACGGCATCGCTGTCGTCGCCGTGGGACGTCGACTGGTGGCGCGACCGGGTCTGGATCGCGATGGCCGGCATCCATCAGCTGTGGACGTACGACCCGGCGACCGGCGACGTCGAGGTTGTCGCCGGCACGACGAACGAGGGGCTGATCGACGGCCCGCTCGCCGATGCGTGGTTCTCCCAGCCGTCCCGTCTGGCTCCCGACGGGGACACGCTCTGGCTGGCGGACCCGGAGGCGAGCGCGCTGCGGCGGGTGGTCGAGCGCGACGGCGACCTCGTGGTGGAGACGGTCGTCGGCAAGGGACTGTTCGACTTCGGCTTCGTCGACGGCCCGGCTGCCGATGCGCTGCTCCAGCACCCGCTCGGGCTTGCGGTGCTGCCCGACGGGTCGGTGGCGATCGCCGACACCTACAACGGTGCCGTCCGACGCTACGACCCGGCGAGCGACGCCGTGAGCACGCTCGTCGCCGGCCTGTCCGAACCGTCCGGCCTCCTGTGTGACGGCACCTCCGACGTCCTGGTCATCGAGTCGTCGGCGCACCGCCTCACCCGTGTGCCGCTCGGCGCGACGGCGGTGGCGAGCGGGGCGAGCCACACGACGGGGCGCCCCACCACCGAGGTGCGCGCCGGCGAGATCGAGCTCGCGGTCGCGTTCACGCCGCCGCCGGGCCAGCACCTCGACGAGAGGTACGGTCCGGCGACCAGGCTTGTCGTCACGTCCACACCCCCGGCTCTCCTGCGCGAGGGTGAGGGCCGCGCAGCCGGCCTCGTACGCCGTCTGGTCCTCGACCCTGCGGTGGGTGACGGGGTGCTCCACGTCGCCGCCATGGCCGCTTCGTGCGACGACGGCGGCGACGTGGGGGCTGCCTGCCACGTCCATCAGCAGGACTGGGGCGTTCCCGTACGGATCACCTCCGACGGGGCAGCCCGGATCGATCTTCCGCTCGGCGGCACCGCGTAG
- a CDS encoding YkvA family protein codes for MEKLILVAGVALALWALSCLLMVLFASRLPDGLLRQIAEFLPSCVTAARTLRRHPDVPRRAKVALLVAVLWVVSPIDLLPEFLPVIGPLDDVVAVVLLMRYAARSIPRATLLAAWPSDPRLLERLIGRAPAASE; via the coding sequence GTGGAGAAGCTCATCCTCGTCGCTGGGGTCGCGCTGGCGCTCTGGGCGCTCAGCTGCCTTCTCATGGTGCTGTTCGCGTCCCGGCTCCCCGACGGGCTCCTGCGGCAGATCGCCGAGTTCCTGCCGTCGTGCGTCACCGCGGCACGGACGTTGCGCCGGCATCCCGACGTCCCGCGCCGCGCGAAGGTCGCCCTGCTCGTCGCGGTGCTGTGGGTGGTCTCGCCGATCGACCTGCTGCCCGAGTTCCTCCCGGTGATCGGCCCGCTCGACGACGTGGTCGCCGTGGTCCTGCTGATGCGCTACGCCGCTCGAAGCATCCCGCGGGCGACGCTGCTCGCGGCGTGGCCCAGCGACCCCCGCCTGCTCGAACGCCTCATCGGACGGGCGCCCGCCGCGAGCGAGTGA
- a CDS encoding maleylpyruvate isomerase family mycothiol-dependent enzyme, translated as MDLSLYVAGWAESADRTLALLDDLPADAWEAPTGCPGWTVRDVVAHLAALEAELAGTGRGGPGAVQSNGGELSAAYTEAGVSQRADMSPVELVEELRTAVAARRAALGALPEDPKATAEAAPGGIGWSNEVLLRNRLIDMFVHEQDIRTAVGVPGGYDGRAAVIVVSGFLLALPYVLAKKLKAEAGTELVLELTGPINRTVTVEVGDDGRGRLHDGATDDPTARLSMATETFVDLVAGREVIQPVSISWTGDSSLIGDVLAEIAITP; from the coding sequence ATGGATCTCTCGTTGTACGTCGCCGGCTGGGCGGAGTCGGCCGACCGCACCCTCGCACTCCTGGACGATCTCCCGGCCGACGCCTGGGAGGCGCCGACCGGGTGCCCGGGCTGGACCGTGCGTGATGTCGTCGCCCACCTGGCCGCTCTCGAGGCCGAGCTCGCCGGGACCGGTCGGGGCGGACCTGGTGCGGTGCAGAGCAACGGCGGTGAGCTCTCGGCGGCCTACACCGAGGCGGGCGTCAGCCAGCGGGCGGACATGTCTCCGGTCGAGCTCGTCGAGGAGCTCCGCACGGCCGTCGCCGCCCGCCGCGCCGCCCTCGGGGCGCTTCCCGAGGACCCGAAGGCAACCGCGGAGGCTGCACCCGGCGGCATCGGCTGGAGCAACGAGGTCCTGCTCCGCAACCGGCTCATCGACATGTTCGTCCACGAGCAGGACATCCGTACGGCCGTGGGGGTTCCCGGAGGCTACGACGGGCGGGCCGCGGTGATCGTCGTCAGTGGGTTCCTGCTCGCACTCCCCTACGTGCTCGCCAAGAAGCTCAAGGCCGAGGCGGGCACCGAGCTCGTCCTCGAGCTGACAGGCCCGATCAACCGTACGGTCACGGTCGAGGTCGGCGACGACGGCCGCGGGCGCCTGCACGACGGGGCGACCGACGATCCGACCGCACGTCTGAGCATGGCGACGGAGACCTTCGTCGACCTCGTCGCCGGGCGTGAGGTGATCCAGCCGGTGTCGATCAGCTGGACCGGCGACTCCTCGCTGATCGGCGACGTCCTCGCCGAGATCGCGATCACTCCGTGA
- a CDS encoding SDR family NAD(P)-dependent oxidoreductase — translation MTDPDRAGRWSTEDIGDLHGRTFLVTGVTGGLGAEVAYQLAHHGARVVATGRDPVRLEEALTALRHGVHDAQAFGVRLDLADLDSVSAAATEIAERFGRLDVMVNNAGIMAAPFRTSAQGYELQMATNHLGHFALAAHLWPLLVASSGRVVSVSSLMHTFARGIDLRSLEPGAPLPKYDRWTAYAQSKLANLLFMRELARRTSAAGLDVTSVAAHPGYALTNLSQSGLQLGGRSFQGAVVHQFSRAVGQSAAAGAWPLERAATDPGLTSGTYVGPANLRQLRGHPKPVGMTSTARDLDLAARLWAASEQAAGLTFAAT, via the coding sequence GTGACCGATCCGGATCGCGCCGGCCGCTGGAGCACCGAGGACATCGGCGACCTCCACGGCCGGACGTTCCTCGTCACGGGGGTCACGGGCGGTCTGGGCGCCGAGGTCGCCTACCAGCTCGCCCACCACGGAGCCCGTGTGGTGGCGACGGGACGCGACCCGGTGCGCCTCGAGGAGGCGCTGACCGCGCTGCGGCATGGGGTCCACGACGCGCAGGCCTTCGGCGTGCGCCTCGACCTCGCCGACCTCGATTCCGTCTCGGCGGCAGCGACCGAGATCGCCGAGCGGTTCGGTCGCCTCGACGTCATGGTCAACAACGCGGGGATCATGGCGGCCCCGTTCCGGACGTCCGCCCAGGGCTACGAGCTCCAGATGGCCACGAACCATCTCGGCCACTTCGCGCTCGCTGCGCACCTGTGGCCCTTGCTGGTGGCGAGCAGCGGCCGCGTCGTGTCGGTCTCGTCGCTGATGCACACGTTCGCGCGCGGCATCGATCTCCGCTCGCTCGAGCCCGGCGCGCCGCTGCCGAAGTACGACCGCTGGACGGCGTACGCCCAGTCCAAGCTCGCCAACCTTCTCTTCATGCGCGAGCTGGCACGGCGCACCAGCGCGGCTGGACTCGACGTCACCAGCGTCGCCGCGCACCCGGGATATGCGCTGACCAACCTCTCTCAGTCGGGTCTCCAGCTCGGGGGTCGCAGCTTCCAGGGTGCGGTGGTCCACCAGTTCAGCCGAGCCGTCGGACAGTCGGCAGCCGCAGGCGCGTGGCCCCTCGAGCGCGCCGCGACGGACCCGGGTCTGACCAGCGGCACCTACGTCGGCCCCGCGAACCTCCGTCAGCTGCGCGGACACCCGAAGCCCGTCGGGATGACGTCGACGGCCCGCGACCTCGATCTCGCAGCGCGTCTGTGGGCGGCGTCGGAGCAGGCGGCCGGCCTCACCTTCGCGGCGACCTGA
- a CDS encoding GNAT family N-acetyltransferase — protein sequence MLVRRIAAADLDDVLALNQGAPEGVGSLTVPRLEEILAYAEQAVVAEDAEGAITGFALMLPPGTAYDSVNYRWYGEQLADFAYLDRVVVAPGFRRRGVATMLYNVLEERARVHEVMALEVYVEPRNDASLAFHGSRGYAEIGRLDQPDGKKVALMTKQF from the coding sequence ATGCTCGTACGCCGCATCGCCGCTGCTGACCTCGACGACGTCCTCGCGCTCAACCAGGGCGCGCCAGAAGGCGTGGGGTCCCTGACCGTGCCGCGACTCGAGGAGATCCTCGCGTACGCGGAGCAGGCCGTCGTCGCCGAGGACGCCGAGGGCGCGATCACCGGGTTCGCGCTGATGCTGCCGCCCGGCACGGCGTACGACAGCGTGAACTACCGCTGGTACGGCGAGCAGCTCGCCGACTTCGCGTACCTCGACCGCGTGGTCGTCGCGCCCGGATTCCGGCGCCGGGGTGTCGCGACGATGCTCTACAACGTGCTCGAGGAGCGCGCGCGGGTCCACGAGGTGATGGCGCTCGAGGTCTACGTCGAGCCGCGCAACGACGCGTCGCTGGCCTTCCACGGGTCGCGAGGGTATGCCGAGATCGGGCGCCTCGACCAGCCCGACGGCAAGAAGGTCGCGCTGATGACCAAGCAGTTCTGA
- a CDS encoding MFS transporter: MIARVSRRLGLRRGPYVVWLVALAVYGLAVFHRSSLAVAGLDATDRFGIGAAQLSTFAVLQLVVYAGMQVPVGLALDRFGPRAVILTGVVTLSAAQVVFAFAESYPVALLARIAVGAGDAMVFVCVLRLVSNWFAPRKVPMMTQLTGITGQLGTIVAAVPMTWALHQLGWTRAYLLTAVVGIVLAAVLLVVVHDVPGSRRSLGPPLELRGLGGRIREAWSDDGTRLGFWTHFSTQFSGTVLALLWGYPFFVRGEHTSPAFAATLLTVLTLATMAVGPLLGWVTAHRPYHRSSTTLTIIAAIAATWGVVLVWPGDAPAWLLVLLVVVTAVGGPASIVGFDFVRTLGSAERAGLATSLVNTGGFIASLLTMLAIGIVLDVLTPAGADSYSSSAFRWAMGVQVVPWLVGSVMILRHRRAIRRKLAVTAPERLEAIRRGEAVSV; the protein is encoded by the coding sequence GTGATCGCCCGCGTCTCGCGTCGCCTGGGCCTGCGGCGCGGGCCGTACGTCGTGTGGCTGGTCGCGCTGGCCGTCTACGGGCTCGCTGTGTTCCACCGCTCGTCGCTGGCGGTGGCCGGGCTCGACGCGACCGACCGTTTCGGGATCGGTGCCGCCCAGCTCTCGACGTTCGCGGTCCTCCAGCTCGTCGTCTACGCCGGGATGCAGGTGCCCGTCGGTCTCGCGCTCGACCGGTTCGGGCCGCGTGCCGTGATCCTCACCGGTGTGGTCACCCTGAGCGCCGCCCAGGTGGTCTTCGCGTTCGCCGAGTCGTACCCGGTCGCGCTCCTCGCACGAATCGCTGTCGGTGCCGGCGACGCGATGGTGTTCGTATGCGTCCTGCGCCTGGTCTCCAACTGGTTCGCGCCGCGCAAGGTCCCGATGATGACGCAGCTGACCGGCATCACCGGCCAGCTGGGCACGATCGTCGCAGCAGTCCCGATGACGTGGGCCCTGCACCAGCTCGGGTGGACGCGGGCCTACCTCCTCACCGCCGTGGTGGGCATCGTCCTTGCGGCCGTGCTGCTCGTCGTCGTCCACGACGTCCCGGGGTCGCGCCGAAGCCTCGGCCCGCCGCTGGAGCTGCGCGGCCTCGGTGGCCGGATCCGTGAGGCATGGAGCGACGACGGCACGCGCCTGGGCTTCTGGACGCACTTCTCGACCCAGTTCAGCGGGACCGTCCTGGCGCTGCTGTGGGGCTACCCGTTCTTCGTCCGCGGCGAGCACACGAGCCCGGCGTTCGCGGCGACGCTGCTGACGGTGCTGACGCTCGCGACCATGGCCGTCGGGCCGCTGCTCGGGTGGGTCACCGCGCACCGTCCCTACCACCGGTCCTCGACGACGCTGACGATCATCGCCGCCATCGCTGCGACCTGGGGAGTGGTGCTGGTGTGGCCCGGCGATGCTCCCGCCTGGCTCCTGGTCCTCCTCGTCGTCGTGACGGCGGTCGGCGGCCCGGCCTCGATCGTCGGGTTCGACTTCGTCCGGACCCTCGGCAGCGCCGAACGGGCAGGGCTCGCGACCTCCCTGGTCAACACGGGCGGGTTCATCGCCTCGCTGCTCACGATGCTCGCGATCGGCATCGTGCTCGACGTCCTCACCCCGGCCGGCGCCGACTCGTACTCGTCGAGCGCGTTCCGTTGGGCGATGGGGGTCCAGGTCGTCCCGTGGCTGGTCGGATCCGTCATGATCCTGCGGCACCGGCGCGCGATCCGCCGGAAGCTTGCAGTGACCGCCCCTGAGCGCCTGGAGGCGATCCGCCGCGGGGAGGCCGTGAGCGTCTGA
- a CDS encoding GntR family transcriptional regulator, whose protein sequence is MCASPLRDTAPPATAPRTSATERTYAALKRAILVGDLPGGEELGEVALAERFGCSRTPVREALLRLQTEGLVRIYPKKGAIVLPVTSAEAESVWEARALVEQWAAPRAFPAGARIRPDLDALVDAAEQHRTDGDLAAFTAADRAFHEVVVDSAGNAHVSRFYASLRERQMMVNAAAMGISPERMESAVRDHRELARLIAGDDLDAFVAAVDEHLATSRHAVLFGGAA, encoded by the coding sequence ATGTGTGCATCACCTCTGCGCGATACTGCGCCCCCGGCCACCGCCCCCCGTACGTCCGCCACCGAGCGCACCTACGCGGCGCTCAAGCGCGCCATCCTGGTGGGCGACCTCCCCGGCGGCGAGGAGCTCGGTGAGGTCGCGCTCGCCGAGCGGTTCGGTTGCTCGCGTACGCCGGTCCGCGAGGCGCTGCTGCGGCTGCAGACCGAAGGGCTCGTCCGCATCTACCCGAAGAAGGGCGCGATCGTCCTCCCGGTGACCAGCGCCGAGGCGGAGTCGGTGTGGGAGGCTCGCGCACTCGTGGAGCAGTGGGCGGCGCCGCGAGCGTTCCCTGCCGGCGCCCGGATCCGGCCTGACCTCGACGCACTCGTCGACGCGGCGGAGCAGCACCGGACCGACGGCGACCTCGCGGCCTTCACCGCCGCCGACCGGGCGTTCCACGAGGTCGTGGTCGACTCCGCCGGCAACGCGCACGTCTCCCGCTTCTACGCGAGCCTCCGTGAGCGCCAGATGATGGTCAACGCAGCGGCGATGGGCATCTCGCCCGAGCGGATGGAGAGCGCGGTCCGCGACCACCGCGAGCTGGCACGCCTGATCGCCGGCGACGACCTCGACGCCTTCGTCGCGGCCGTCGACGAACACCTCGCCACCAGTCGGCACGCCGTCCTGTTCGGGGGAGCGGCGTGA
- a CDS encoding dihydrolipoamide acetyltransferase family protein yields MATNEYRLPDPGEGLTEAEIVSWHVAVGDTIAVNDIVCEVETAKSIVELPTPYAGTVTALLVAEGETVAVGTPIIAVSDGVPQEATSPVEPTESTEAPPVATLVGYGPRERQSVRRRRRTPAAEPTPQPVAEPTPQPVVESTAQPAAEPTPQPVADSTPQPAGRGDGVDRDPSVRTLAKPPVRKLAKDLGIDLREVPPGDGGVVRRPDVEAYAKQIGTSPPPLVEATSPPPLVEATESIETPPAQSGDRETRIPIKGVRKATAEAMVASAFTAPHVTEWLTVDVSASMELLDRMRAERRLADVKLSPLLLVVRAVCLALRRTPEMNASFDDERQEVVLKHDMHIGIAAATPRGLLVPVVRDADRLSMRDLAETVGDVVATARAGKTQPAELAGGTFSITNVGVFGVDAGTPILVPGQTGILAVGAINRRPWVVDEEIVPRWVATLAVSFDHRVVDGEQGSRFLADVGRLLEDPASALTL; encoded by the coding sequence ATGGCGACGAACGAGTACAGGCTGCCCGATCCCGGCGAGGGCCTGACCGAGGCGGAGATCGTCTCCTGGCACGTCGCGGTGGGTGACACGATCGCGGTGAACGACATCGTGTGCGAGGTGGAGACCGCGAAGTCGATCGTCGAGCTCCCGACGCCGTACGCCGGAACCGTCACGGCGCTCCTCGTGGCGGAGGGCGAGACCGTGGCGGTCGGCACCCCGATCATCGCCGTGTCCGACGGCGTCCCGCAGGAGGCCACTTCGCCGGTCGAGCCCACGGAGTCGACGGAGGCCCCGCCGGTCGCCACGCTCGTCGGGTACGGCCCCCGCGAGCGCCAGTCCGTACGCCGACGCCGGCGTACCCCCGCTGCCGAGCCGACCCCCCAGCCTGTGGCCGAGCCGACTCCGCAGCCCGTGGTGGAGTCGACCGCCCAGCCCGCCGCCGAGCCGACCCCCCAGCCCGTGGCGGATTCGACCCCCCAGCCCGCTGGTCGAGGCGACGGAGTCGATCGAGACCCCTCGGTCCGCACGCTCGCCAAGCCGCCCGTACGCAAGCTCGCCAAGGACCTCGGCATCGATCTCCGAGAGGTGCCGCCCGGCGACGGTGGCGTCGTGCGCCGCCCGGACGTGGAGGCGTACGCGAAGCAGATCGGGACGTCCCCACCCCCGCTGGTCGAGGCGACGTCCCCACCCCCGCTGGTCGAGGCGACGGAGTCGATCGAGACCCCTCCGGCACAGTCCGGTGACCGCGAGACCCGCATCCCGATCAAGGGCGTCCGCAAGGCGACCGCGGAGGCGATGGTCGCGTCCGCGTTCACAGCACCGCACGTGACCGAGTGGCTGACCGTCGACGTTTCCGCGTCGATGGAGCTGCTGGACCGGATGCGTGCGGAGCGGAGGCTGGCCGACGTGAAGCTGTCGCCGCTCCTGCTGGTCGTCCGCGCCGTCTGCCTGGCCTTGCGTCGCACCCCGGAGATGAACGCGTCGTTCGACGACGAGCGGCAGGAGGTCGTCCTCAAGCACGACATGCACATCGGGATCGCTGCCGCCACGCCGCGCGGGCTTCTCGTGCCGGTGGTGCGAGACGCCGACCGCCTGTCGATGCGTGACCTCGCGGAGACGGTCGGTGACGTGGTCGCGACGGCGCGCGCCGGCAAGACGCAGCCGGCCGAGCTCGCGGGAGGCACCTTCAGCATCACCAACGTCGGTGTCTTCGGCGTCGATGCGGGGACGCCGATCCTGGTGCCCGGGCAGACGGGCATCCTGGCCGTCGGCGCGATCAACCGGCGGCCGTGGGTTGTGGACGAGGAGATCGTGCCCCGCTGGGTCGCCACGCTCGCCGTGTCCTTCGACCACCGGGTGGTGGACGGAGAGCAGGGGTCTCGTTTCCTGGCCGACGTCGGTCGGCTCCTGGAGGATCCTGCGAGCGCGCTGACCCTCTGA
- a CDS encoding alpha-ketoacid dehydrogenase subunit beta: protein MSATTMTMAKALNAGLRRAMDDDAKVVLMGEDIGRLGGVFRITDGLQKDFGDERVIDTPLAESGILGTAVGLALRGYRPVVEIQFDGFVYPAYDQIVSQVAKFRYRSGGRVTMPIVIRIPFGGGIGAVEHHSESPEAQFAHTPGLKVVACSNPRDAYWMIQQAVASPDPVVFLEPKRLYHSTKAEIDVEATPAPLFSSQVVRPGTSATVLAYGPSVSVAMGAADAGVADGLDLEVIDLRTLSPLDLGPVHESVRKTGRAVVVHEAHRNLGMGAEIAARITEECFYSLEAPVLRVGGYDTPYPPSRVEETWLPDLDRVLDAVDRSLAW, encoded by the coding sequence ATGAGCGCGACGACGATGACGATGGCCAAGGCGCTCAACGCGGGCCTGCGCCGCGCGATGGACGACGACGCCAAGGTCGTGCTGATGGGCGAGGACATCGGCCGGCTCGGCGGTGTCTTCCGGATCACCGACGGCCTCCAGAAGGACTTCGGCGACGAGCGTGTGATCGACACGCCTCTCGCCGAGTCGGGCATCCTCGGTACGGCGGTGGGCCTCGCCCTGCGCGGCTACCGGCCGGTCGTCGAGATCCAGTTCGACGGGTTCGTCTATCCCGCCTACGACCAGATCGTCAGCCAGGTCGCGAAGTTCCGCTACCGGTCAGGCGGCCGGGTGACGATGCCGATCGTGATCCGGATCCCCTTCGGCGGCGGGATCGGGGCCGTCGAGCACCATTCCGAGAGTCCAGAGGCGCAGTTCGCGCACACGCCGGGTCTGAAGGTCGTCGCGTGCTCGAACCCCCGCGACGCCTACTGGATGATCCAGCAGGCCGTCGCCTCTCCTGATCCGGTCGTGTTCCTCGAGCCCAAGCGTCTCTACCACTCCACGAAGGCCGAGATCGACGTCGAGGCGACCCCCGCCCCGCTGTTCTCGAGCCAGGTCGTCCGCCCCGGTACGAGCGCGACCGTGCTCGCGTACGGGCCGTCCGTCTCGGTCGCGATGGGAGCGGCGGACGCCGGCGTCGCGGACGGGCTCGACCTCGAGGTGATCGATCTGCGTACCCTCTCGCCGCTGGACCTCGGTCCCGTGCACGAGTCCGTCCGCAAGACCGGTCGCGCCGTGGTCGTCCACGAGGCCCACCGAAACCTCGGCATGGGCGCCGAGATCGCCGCCCGGATCACCGAGGAGTGCTTCTACTCGCTCGAGGCTCCCGTGCTGCGCGTCGGCGGGTACGACACTCCCTACCCGCCGAGCCGGGTCGAGGAGACCTGGCTGCCCGACCTCGACCGGGTCCTCGACGCGGTCGACCGAAGCCTGGCGTGGTGA